Proteins encoded in a region of the Elusimicrobiota bacterium genome:
- a CDS encoding ABC transporter ATP-binding protein, with the protein MESISVTNLTKQFGKFTAVNAINFEIRQGEIFGFLGPNGSGKSTTIRMLCGIIESTSGEGYVGGYNINTESEKVKSVIGYMSQKFSLYEDLSVSQNIDFYSGIYGIPKEKKQEKKDWILEMAGLKGKERSTPKELSGGWRQRLALGCAVIHQPKIIFLDEPTAGVDPISRRNFWDLIQDLSQQGITIFVTTHYMDEAEHCNRLAFIYNGDLISTGTPRELKTGMHSLEEVFVNLIKKHDK; encoded by the coding sequence ATGGAATCTATTTCAGTAACGAATCTTACAAAGCAGTTCGGGAAATTCACTGCGGTTAACGCTATAAATTTTGAAATCCGCCAGGGTGAAATTTTCGGTTTTTTAGGCCCTAACGGTTCCGGCAAGTCAACCACTATCAGGATGTTGTGCGGGATAATTGAATCTACTTCCGGCGAGGGTTATGTCGGAGGATACAATATTAATACAGAATCAGAAAAAGTTAAGAGCGTTATCGGTTATATGTCGCAAAAGTTTTCTCTCTATGAGGATTTATCCGTATCGCAGAATATAGATTTTTACAGCGGTATATACGGAATCCCGAAAGAAAAGAAGCAGGAAAAAAAGGATTGGATACTGGAAATGGCGGGTTTGAAAGGGAAGGAACGCTCCACGCCGAAAGAGCTTTCCGGAGGCTGGAGGCAGAGGCTGGCCCTGGGCTGCGCGGTAATCCACCAGCCGAAAATAATATTTCTCGATGAACCTACAGCGGGCGTTGACCCGATTTCAAGAAGAAATTTCTGGGACCTTATCCAGGATTTATCTCAGCAGGGCATCACTATTTTCGTAACTACGCACTATATGGACGAGGCGGAACACTGCAACCGCCTGGCTTTTATTTATAATGGGGATTTAATTTCAACCGGCACGCCCAGGGAATTAAAAACAGGAATGCATTCTTTGGAAGAAGTGTTTGTTAATCTGATTAAAAAACATGACAAATAG
- a CDS encoding ABC transporter permease, translated as MNRIYYIIKKEYIQTFKDKRMVMLIFVAPIIQLLLLGYAVNMDIKHVSTAVIDRDRSFESRDFIRDVSASRYFDIVFYLKENEDVHKIFQKQQAEMVIIIPPDFSRKLKRNEKSPVQVIVDGSDSNFATIVVGNITQVVRRFSEKYSTKMLERMKYSIKIPRVNPQTRIWYNPEAKSSNFMVPGVICMILLVVTSLLTAMAITREREIGTMEQLIVTPIKPIELILGKLIPFALIGFCQVGLIVAAAQLIFGVPMKGSVLLLFALSGLALLTTLGLGLFISTISQTQQQAMMSTFMVIMPSIILSGFFFPITNMPRPAQIITYFIPLRYFLHIIRSIFLKGSGLDILWPDALALLVFGVAIIALSVARFKKRLG; from the coding sequence ATGAATAGGATTTATTACATTATCAAAAAAGAATACATACAGACTTTTAAAGACAAGCGCATGGTAATGCTTATCTTTGTGGCGCCTATTATTCAACTTCTTCTGCTGGGGTATGCGGTGAATATGGATATCAAGCATGTATCCACTGCGGTGATTGACAGAGACCGGTCTTTTGAAAGCAGGGATTTTATAAGAGACGTAAGCGCTTCAAGGTATTTTGACATAGTTTTTTATCTTAAAGAAAATGAAGACGTTCATAAAATATTCCAGAAACAGCAGGCTGAGATGGTAATAATCATACCTCCGGACTTTTCCAGGAAATTAAAAAGAAACGAAAAATCGCCTGTGCAGGTAATTGTTGACGGCAGTGATTCAAATTTCGCAACTATTGTGGTAGGGAATATCACTCAGGTTGTAAGGCGTTTTTCAGAAAAGTATTCAACAAAAATGCTTGAAAGGATGAAATACTCGATAAAGATCCCGAGAGTGAACCCGCAAACCAGAATCTGGTATAACCCGGAAGCCAAAAGTTCAAATTTTATGGTTCCGGGTGTAATCTGCATGATATTGCTGGTGGTAACTTCTTTGCTTACAGCTATGGCTATCACCCGCGAAAGGGAAATCGGAACGATGGAACAGCTGATAGTTACTCCGATTAAGCCTATCGAGCTTATTCTTGGTAAACTGATTCCTTTTGCACTTATAGGATTTTGTCAGGTGGGGTTAATAGTTGCCGCTGCGCAGTTAATTTTTGGTGTGCCAATGAAGGGTAGTGTTTTACTGCTTTTTGCTTTATCAGGATTAGCTCTTCTGACTACGCTGGGGCTGGGGTTGTTTATTTCAACTATTTCTCAAACGCAGCAGCAGGCAATGATGTCAACCTTTATGGTTATAATGCCTTCAATAATTTTATCGGGATTTTTCTTTCCTATTACCAACATGCCTAGGCCTGCCCAGATTATAACCTATTTTATTCCTTTAAGGTATTTCCTTCATATTATACGCAGCATTTTTCTGAAAGGAAGCGGGCTGGATATTTTATGGCCGGATGCACTGGCCTTACTGGTTTTTGGGGTAGCAATTATAGCTTTGAGTGTTGCCAGATTTAAGAAAAGACTGGGATGA
- a CDS encoding ABC transporter ATP-binding protein codes for MILSATNLTKKFAENTAVNNLSFNVEEGEIFGLIGPDGSGKTTTLRLLCGVITATAGDVALPSPIGYMPQRFSLYSDLTVEENMNFFADMYQVPKKERQERMEELYEFSRLQPFKNRFAQNLSGGMQKKLGLSCCLIHTPKLLLLDEPTTGVDPVSRHELWDLLYRLKEKGVTIIVSTPYMDEAEKCTRVALMHNGNFIVCASPDKLKSYMKNAILEVWCADSRKARALFKTLEGVEGIYPFGDTLHMVYRKETAGKPEEEAIKNILAKNNIELFDMHKISPSFEDVFISLIEKGG; via the coding sequence ATGATTCTTTCCGCAACAAATCTTACCAAGAAGTTTGCCGAAAATACCGCAGTAAATAATCTTTCATTCAATGTTGAAGAGGGCGAGATTTTCGGCCTGATCGGGCCGGACGGAAGCGGTAAAACAACCACTCTGCGCCTTTTATGCGGAGTAATCACCGCAACAGCAGGAGATGTAGCCCTTCCCAGCCCTATCGGATACATGCCCCAGCGTTTCAGTTTATACTCCGACCTTACTGTTGAAGAAAACATGAACTTTTTTGCCGATATGTACCAGGTACCAAAAAAGGAGCGGCAGGAACGCATGGAAGAACTATATGAATTCAGCCGTCTTCAGCCTTTTAAAAACCGGTTTGCCCAAAATCTTTCCGGAGGCATGCAAAAAAAGCTGGGGCTTTCCTGCTGTCTTATACACACGCCAAAATTACTTCTTCTCGATGAGCCGACTACCGGTGTTGACCCTGTTTCAAGGCATGAATTGTGGGATTTGCTTTACCGGTTGAAAGAAAAGGGCGTTACAATTATCGTCAGCACGCCCTATATGGATGAAGCGGAAAAATGCACGAGGGTCGCTTTGATGCATAACGGCAATTTTATTGTCTGCGCCAGCCCGGATAAACTGAAATCATATATGAAAAATGCAATTCTTGAGGTGTGGTGCGCGGATTCAAGAAAGGCGCGCGCGCTTTTTAAAACGCTTGAAGGCGTAGAAGGTATATATCCCTTCGGCGATACGCTTCATATGGTTTATAGAAAAGAAACGGCGGGAAAGCCGGAAGAAGAAGCCATTAAAAATATTCTGGCAAAAAACAATATTGAACTTTTTGATATGCATAAAATCAGCCCTTCGTTTGAGGATGTTTTTATTTCATTGATTGAAAAAGGCGGTTAA
- a CDS encoding M48 family metallopeptidase codes for MNIYLIIILAILIGNYLLNLVVETLNVKHISTVLPEEFAGHYSQDKYKISQTYLKENTNFDLIADSFNLVIVLMFILAGGFNCIDNFARGFGFNSIFTGLIFAGVVMFASEIISIPFTAYHTFVIEEKFGFNKTTIKTFILDHLKEWLLTGIIGGIVFALVLWFFAKTGSSAWIYCWVLVTVVYLFLAFIAPVVIMPLFNKFIPLEEGELKTAIENFAKEQNFKLSGLFKMDASKRSTKSNAYFTGFGKYRRIVLFDTLIQKHTVDELVSVLAHEIGHYKKKHIFKSLIITIFTTGLMFFILSLFLNNQQLFAAFKMANISIYASLFFFGFLFTPINLILSILGNILSRKHEYEADRFAVSAYNKPESMTAALKKLSVDNLSNLTPHPLKVFLEYSHPPILQRIEAIKKI; via the coding sequence ATGAACATTTATCTGATTATCATTCTGGCAATCCTGATCGGCAATTACCTGCTTAACCTTGTTGTTGAAACCCTCAATGTAAAACATATCTCTACCGTGCTTCCTGAAGAATTTGCCGGCCATTATTCACAAGATAAATACAAAATCTCGCAAACCTATCTTAAAGAGAATACCAATTTTGATTTAATAGCGGATTCATTTAATCTTGTCATCGTTCTTATGTTTATCCTTGCCGGCGGATTTAACTGCATAGATAATTTTGCCAGAGGATTTGGATTCAACAGTATATTTACCGGGCTTATTTTCGCGGGGGTAGTTATGTTTGCGTCCGAAATAATAAGTATTCCTTTTACTGCATACCATACTTTTGTTATAGAAGAAAAGTTCGGGTTTAATAAAACCACCATAAAAACCTTTATCCTTGATCACTTGAAAGAATGGCTTTTAACAGGAATTATCGGGGGCATTGTTTTTGCTTTAGTGCTGTGGTTTTTCGCAAAGACGGGTTCATCCGCCTGGATTTACTGCTGGGTTCTTGTCACAGTTGTTTATTTATTTCTCGCTTTTATAGCGCCGGTAGTAATAATGCCGCTTTTTAATAAGTTTATTCCTTTAGAAGAAGGCGAGCTTAAAACTGCAATTGAAAATTTTGCGAAAGAACAGAACTTTAAGCTCAGCGGTTTATTTAAGATGGATGCTTCCAAGAGGTCAACTAAATCAAACGCTTATTTTACAGGATTCGGCAAATACCGCAGGATAGTTTTATTCGATACTCTAATTCAAAAACACACAGTAGATGAGCTTGTATCCGTGCTGGCCCACGAGATAGGCCATTATAAGAAAAAACATATTTTTAAATCCTTAATTATCACAATTTTCACTACCGGATTAATGTTTTTCATACTTTCGCTGTTTTTAAACAACCAACAGCTTTTTGCCGCTTTCAAGATGGCAAACATTTCGATTTATGCGAGTTTATTCTTTTTTGGGTTTCTGTTTACTCCGATAAACCTGATTCTTTCAATACTGGGCAATATTTTATCGCGCAAGCATGAATATGAAGCAGATAGATTTGCTGTGAGCGCTTATAATAAACCTGAATCAATGACAGCCGCGCTGAAAAAGCTTTCGGTTGATAATCTTTCTAACCTTACTCCCCACCCTCTAAAGGTTTTTTTGGAATATTCCCACCCCCCGATTCTACAGAGAATAGAAGCAATAAAAAAAATATAG
- a CDS encoding TolC family protein gives MLNKNLITALFLCLSIAVSAQETNKNVLTLEKSIEVALANNKSILIAKEKLTKAKGKITEAKSGFLPSLTLQVSYTKLSLVPSFTLSLPVGPAVITREMKLGAEDNYMVKAILQETLFAWGRVSNSYNLSKHNLQAAEQAYKLAVDETIYKVTRTFYGAILAKSVYEANEEMLEKSQEHLKVVKSKFNSGNASQFEVLRARVQVENTKPLASKSKNSHETVLINLRNLLGIKQAQLIEVQGELIFIKDEITLEKALEDAFTNRPELKQAELRKQISEKSLSMAKAGNKPSLIAVANYNYQNPFYYTLDWVNNWSAGVVLNYPIFDGFATSGRAGQASSDLEQAEIQELQLKDGIEVEVRQLMLALNEAQERIVSQEENVKQAQESMRIAEVGYANGVVTNLEVMDTQLALTQAKTNYLQALYDYLTTSAGLKKATGSTGCSSQMQ, from the coding sequence ATGTTGAACAAAAATCTGATAACAGCCTTGTTTTTATGTTTAAGCATTGCCGTATCTGCGCAGGAAACAAACAAAAATGTCCTGACTCTTGAAAAATCTATTGAAGTTGCCCTTGCCAACAACAAAAGCATACTTATTGCTAAAGAAAAGCTAACCAAGGCAAAAGGCAAAATTACCGAAGCCAAATCAGGTTTTTTACCTTCATTGACATTGCAGGTCAGCTATACTAAGTTATCGCTGGTGCCTTCATTTACATTATCCCTGCCGGTTGGCCCTGCGGTTATCACGAGGGAAATGAAGCTTGGCGCGGAAGATAATTATATGGTCAAGGCAATCCTGCAGGAAACATTGTTTGCCTGGGGCAGGGTTTCAAATTCCTACAATTTAAGCAAACACAATTTACAGGCCGCAGAACAGGCCTACAAACTTGCAGTTGACGAAACCATTTATAAGGTAACCAGAACTTTTTATGGTGCGATACTTGCCAAGAGCGTTTATGAAGCAAATGAAGAGATGCTCGAAAAATCGCAGGAGCATCTTAAAGTTGTTAAAAGTAAATTTAATTCAGGAAATGCTTCCCAGTTTGAAGTGCTTAGGGCCCGCGTGCAAGTTGAAAATACAAAACCGTTGGCCAGCAAATCAAAAAATTCTCACGAAACTGTCCTTATCAACCTTAGAAATCTATTAGGAATAAAACAAGCCCAATTGATAGAAGTGCAGGGCGAACTTATTTTTATTAAAGATGAAATTACTTTGGAAAAAGCTTTAGAGGATGCATTTACTAACCGGCCAGAGCTGAAACAAGCCGAATTAAGAAAACAAATTTCAGAAAAATCATTATCCATGGCAAAGGCTGGAAACAAGCCGAGCCTGATTGCTGTCGCAAATTATAATTACCAGAACCCTTTTTATTACACGTTGGATTGGGTTAACAATTGGTCAGCCGGTGTTGTGTTGAATTATCCTATTTTTGACGGGTTTGCAACTTCAGGAAGAGCCGGCCAAGCTAGTTCTGACCTGGAACAGGCTGAAATTCAAGAACTTCAGCTTAAGGATGGGATAGAAGTTGAAGTGAGACAGCTTATGCTTGCGCTCAATGAAGCACAGGAAAGGATTGTTTCCCAGGAAGAAAATGTAAAGCAGGCGCAGGAATCGATGAGAATTGCTGAAGTGGGCTATGCTAACGGGGTGGTTACAAACCTGGAAGTGATGGATACCCAGCTTGCGCTTACGCAGGCAAAGACAAATTACCTGCAGGCGTTGTATGATTATCTTACAACAAGCGCAGGACTAAAAAAAGCAACAGGCAGTACAGGATGTTCATCCCAAATGCAATGA
- a CDS encoding efflux RND transporter periplasmic adaptor subunit, with the protein MNKKMMVLRIVIAVIVVLGLVFYFVSKNFKGNKNSQAASGVIECTQIEITSKISGRIQKLYAKEGDTVTQGKLLVELAHDEISAQFDQVDANYKNAQANLARYKELYGAGSISKQQLDNAQTQVEVLSANMRNAKAQLDNASLKAPISGIVLSKNAEEGEIAFPGMSILTVTNPGDTWIKIYVPETMLGRVKLGQDVKVKTDSYPNKIYSGKVSNIASEAEFTPKNIQIKDERVKLVFAVKVRIENPNQELKQGMPADAEIALEGK; encoded by the coding sequence ATGAACAAAAAAATGATGGTTCTGAGAATCGTAATTGCAGTGATTGTAGTTTTAGGGTTGGTTTTTTATTTCGTTTCAAAAAACTTTAAGGGTAATAAAAACAGCCAGGCTGCTTCGGGCGTTATTGAATGCACCCAGATAGAGATAACTTCAAAAATTTCAGGCAGAATCCAGAAGCTTTACGCCAAAGAAGGGGATACGGTAACTCAGGGTAAATTGTTGGTTGAACTCGCGCACGATGAAATTTCCGCTCAGTTTGACCAGGTTGACGCAAATTATAAAAATGCGCAGGCTAATCTCGCTAGATACAAAGAACTTTACGGCGCCGGGTCAATTTCCAAACAACAGCTTGATAACGCGCAAACACAAGTCGAAGTGTTATCCGCAAATATGCGCAACGCCAAAGCCCAGCTTGATAACGCATCTTTAAAAGCGCCGATTTCCGGCATAGTTTTAAGTAAAAATGCGGAGGAAGGCGAGATTGCTTTTCCCGGTATGTCTATTTTAACTGTGACAAATCCCGGGGATACCTGGATTAAAATCTATGTTCCCGAAACGATGCTTGGCAGGGTGAAACTTGGACAGGATGTAAAAGTGAAAACGGATAGTTACCCGAACAAGATTTATTCAGGCAAAGTTAGCAACATTGCATCTGAAGCGGAATTTACCCCGAAAAACATACAGATAAAAGACGAAAGAGTAAAACTTGTTTTTGCCGTCAAGGTGCGTATAGAAAATCCGAACCAGGAACTCAAACAGGGTATGCCCGCTGATGCTGAGATTGCGCTTGAGGGAAAATGA
- a CDS encoding ABC transporter permease: MTNRILAIAKKEIIHIRRDTRTLMLAIGLPVILLLIFGYAITFDIKHIPIAVCDLDMSQKSRELVSMFAYSGYFDVVDYIPSVNKADALLNSGKCKVVLVIPLNFSKMLYRGEKASVQILIDGVEANTTSVALGYIQGIMQMYSSKILLDVLNKAGFSNQIKGMPPVDAKIRVWYNPELRSQNYVIPGLIAVIMMIITAMLTSLTIVREKERGTIEQLIITPVKPYEIMLGKILPYLLIGLFDMLIVFIVGILVFKVPFIGNFIYLFIFAVIFAVCGLGIGLLISTIADSQTFAIQLTLITSMLPAFLLSGFMIPIKNMPGIIQFVTYAIPARYFIIVLRGIFLKGSNIFILWKEFVFLSALAFLLMAVCSKRFKKKLD, encoded by the coding sequence ATGACAAATAGAATCCTGGCAATTGCGAAAAAGGAAATCATACACATTCGCAGGGATACGCGCACGCTTATGCTTGCCATAGGCTTGCCGGTGATACTGCTGTTAATTTTCGGCTACGCAATCACATTTGATATTAAACATATACCCATCGCGGTTTGCGACCTGGATATGTCACAGAAAAGCAGGGAACTTGTCAGCATGTTTGCTTACAGCGGGTATTTTGACGTTGTGGATTATATTCCTTCTGTGAATAAAGCTGATGCGCTTTTAAACAGCGGGAAATGCAAGGTTGTGCTCGTAATTCCTCTGAATTTTTCAAAAATGCTCTATCGCGGCGAAAAGGCTTCAGTGCAGATTTTAATTGACGGCGTTGAGGCAAACACGACATCTGTTGCGTTAGGTTACATTCAGGGAATAATGCAGATGTATTCTTCAAAAATACTGCTTGACGTTTTGAATAAAGCCGGTTTCTCAAATCAAATTAAAGGCATGCCTCCGGTTGATGCAAAAATCAGGGTGTGGTATAACCCGGAATTGCGCAGCCAGAACTATGTGATCCCGGGTTTGATTGCGGTAATAATGATGATTATTACTGCCATGCTTACATCTCTTACGATTGTCAGGGAAAAAGAAAGGGGCACTATTGAACAGCTTATAATCACGCCGGTAAAACCTTACGAGATAATGCTAGGAAAAATCCTGCCTTATCTTTTGATAGGTTTATTTGATATGCTGATTGTTTTTATCGTAGGGATACTGGTTTTCAAAGTGCCTTTTATCGGGAATTTCATATATCTTTTTATTTTCGCTGTGATTTTTGCCGTGTGCGGGCTGGGTATCGGGCTTCTCATTTCAACTATCGCGGATTCACAGACTTTTGCGATCCAGCTGACGCTTATTACCTCAATGCTTCCGGCATTTCTTTTGTCGGGGTTCATGATCCCAATAAAAAATATGCCCGGCATAATACAATTTGTAACTTATGCGATTCCTGCCAGGTATTTTATAATAGTTTTGAGGGGAATATTTTTAAAAGGAAGCAACATATTTATTTTGTGGAAAGAATTTGTTTTTCTTTCAGCTCTTGCTTTCTTGCTGATGGCGGTGTGTTCGAAGAGATTCAAGAAGAAATTGGATTAG